One Glycine max cultivar Williams 82 chromosome 1, Glycine_max_v4.0, whole genome shotgun sequence genomic window, AGGATCGAACTACGGACCTTCAGTTTACAAGACTCACGCTCTACCACTGAGCTATAGGGGCTACTTATTAGGATGtttgaatgaaaatataattatccaCTACCATAATCTTTTACGAGAAGATCTttcatattcttaatttttaatattaatattttattaaaaaattctgTTATAGTCATGgtgtatgattttattattagaggttatatactattaatattttaaagttgttttCACTTCTCTAACTTATTAAATGAGtgctttaaaacaaattaataaatgagttGTTATGGCCTATGGGAGTAGTGAAGTTTATTTCAGCAATTTTTAAATCTCAAATCTTCAACTAtcgaatgaaaaaaataacacaaacttATTTGTTCttgaataacaaaacaaaaagacatttttttataaataaaataataattaagatataCATACTCTTCTTACTTGATGCGATATGTATATATGAATCTCATaactaaactttttttaattcacgTTTTTCATATGAACATTTGAAGCAAATTAGGATGGGGAGAATAGGGGGTAACCTTAACAGGAAACCCCATCaacgaaaaattaaaaaaaattgctttgaCTATTATTGGTGGTCGTTTGCCAACCCATTGATAGGAATATAATTTCATTCGGTTATATTAAAATTCAGACACTCGCCAATAAAACCACTTGattcaaatataaaacatgAAAGCAAAATACCGAAGAAGAGGATCTAATCTGCTATAAAAGTGATAGTGTCAGATACAAGAGATGaaggaaaaaacatatttattgatCTGTTCTGCAACTAACTGGCTTCTAAGTATTTGAAACCCAGTCAATCGgctatttattttacttttctttgaACGAGGTACTAggaacactaaaaaaaaaagaggaacaaaCCCTCAGGAACACAAAGAAAACTAAACATACCATTTACTTGGGTTGCCAAATCAGAAAACTATTGATTATGTAACCTTGGCTCTCAAAACATTGTATTTGCACTTCAAACTAAGTAGTTGATGTCTTTTAATGACTGGGAGAGTTGAAAGCCACATCCTGCATCATAACACACACGTATTCATAAgcttattatgttttaaaaaatctaaagaCAGAAGATCATGATTAATTAAGATGACAAACCTTATTACACACAGGGCAAAGGCTGTTTCTTTTCATCCAATCATGAATGCATTCAATGTGAACATGATGGTCACATTGTGTGAATATTTTTGGATTCTCAGCATCATACTCTGAggataaaaagatgaaaatacatcAACAATTGTCAATTCCCGAGAAAATAGGATAACTATCGCGTGATAAAGCTTAGTTAACTTAATGCTGAAAGCCAAAGAAGTTGAATAAAGAAGCTGTGACTGCATCACCTCCTAAATAAATTGGGCATGCACTCTCCTCTTCATCTAAGATGACAGCTTTTCCCAACTTTGCAAGTTCAAGTTCAGAACCCTTTGCCGAGCCAAGTTTCAAAGCCGTCTGGGTTTTGCATACTGATTCCTTCAGTTTTTCTGACTTAGATGAGGTCCCAGTCTCATAATTGTCACCATCAACTGTTTTTTTAGTTGAAGTAGAATCTATAGTTTGCAGCGATGTATTGGTCTGGTCAGCACAGATTTCTTGAGTGACACCCAAAGGCAAATCGGAAAGGAAAAAGTCAAGAGTCCGTCTAGAAGTATCATTTAAGAGTCCCCCGGAAACAGCAGGAGGAGAACCTTGGCGAAATGATTGTGGCACATGCACCTCCGATACTCTCGCTGGGTTCTGCAGATAAGGCAGCAAATGAAGCAATTAATGCTATAGCAGATTGCACAGCATAATTATTAGAGATGAGAATCCGATCATGGCAATTGTAAATTCTTAGTTACAAGGTGTATACTTATTCAATGAAGAGCTCGTAAACCAAAAGGAAATGTCAAGTGTTATAAGTTCCCTGTGCATTTGTTCTTATATAAGAAAGGataatcaaacatatttaattaattgctaCAACATGCAACAAAAATCCAGTACTTTAATAGAGTTACCAAAGCTTCTTAAACTCAAACTCAAAGGTGAAGTTGATCATGCAA contains:
- the LOC112997789 gene encoding probable E3 ubiquitin-protein ligase RHB1A; translated protein: MGRESSKMDEYESVNKPKYGYDKWFQNPARVSEVHVPQSFRQGSPPAVSGGLLNDTSRRTLDFFLSDLPLGVTQEICADQTNTSLQTIDSTSTKKTVDGDNYETGTSSKSEKLKESVCKTQTALKLGSAKGSELELAKLGKAVILDEEESACPIYLGEYDAENPKIFTQCDHHVHIECIHDWMKRNSLCPVCNKDVAFNSPSH